The DNA window CTGCTGCCGACGCTCGGACACGCGATCGCGTTCATCGACTCGCTCGAGCGCCCCGAGCTCGTCGGCCTCAACCCCGAGGTCGGCCACGAGCAGATGGCGGGCCTCAACTACGCCGCCGGCATCGCGCAGGCGCTGTACCACGACAAGCTCTACCACCTCGACCTCAACGGTCAGCGCGGCATCAAGTACGACCAGGACCTCGTCTTCGGTCACGGCGACCTGCACAACGCGTTCGCCCTGGTCGACCTGCTCGAGAACGGCGCCCCCGGCGGCGGACCGACCTACGACGGCCCGCGTCACTTCGACTACAAGCCCTCGCGCACCGAGGACGAGCAGGGCGTCTGGGACTCCGCCGCGGCGAACATGAGCATGTACCTGCTGCTGAAGGAGCGGGCCGCCGCGTTCCGCGCCGACCCGGATGTGCAGGAGGCGCTCGCCGCCGCCCGCGTGGACGAGCTGTCGCAGCCCACCCTCAACGAGGGCGAGAGCTACGACGACTTCCTCGCGGACCGCTCCGCGTACGAGGACTTCGACCCGTCGACGTACTTCGGCGCCAAGGGCTTCGGCTTCGTCCGTCTGCAGCAGCTGGCCACCGAGCACCTCATGGGCGCCCGGGGCTGATCCGTTCGCTCATTGACGCGAGACTGCAGCGGAGCGGCGAGACTGCGGGGATTCCCCTCGGTCTCGCCTCCCGGGTGCAGTCTCACGGGTGGGTGATGTTCCGACGAAGGAGTGCGCAATGGCTCTGGTGATGGGTGTCGACACGTCGACGCAGTCGTGCAAGGTCGTGATCGCCGAGACGGCTCCGGGGACGGAGGCCGCGATCGGCGCGGTCGTCCGTCAGGGGCGGGCGCAGCATCCCGACGGGACGGCGGTCGATCCGGCCGCCTGGTGGACCGCGCTGCAGGAGGCGATCGCCGACGCCGGCGGTCTCGCCGACGTCGAGGCGTGGTCGATCGGCGGCCAGCAGCACGGCATGGTCGTGCTCGACGCCGATGGGCGCGTGATCCGCGACGCCCTGCTGTGGAACGACACGCGCTCGGCCGGAGCCGCGGCGACGCTGCGGGAGGAGTTCGGCGCCGACGAGCTCGCCGAGCGAACGGGGCTCGTGCCCGTGGCATCCTTCACCATCACGAAGCTGCGCTGGCTGCGCGATGCGGAGCCCGACAACGCGGCGTGCGTCGCCGCCATCGCGCTGCCGCATGACTGGCTGACCTGGCGCCTGCGCGGGTTCGGTCCCGAGGGCGAGTCCGAGCGCGGACCCGTGCTCGAGGAACTCGTGACCGACCGATCGGATGCCTCGGGCACCGGCTACTGGGACCCCCGCGCCGGCGGCTACGACCGCGACCTCCTCGCCGCAGCGCTCGGGCACGACGCAATCCTTCCGCGCGTGCTCGGCCCGCAGGAGTGGGTCGAGGATGCCGCCGGCCGGCGCGTGGGGCCGGGCGCCGGTGACAACGCGGGTGCGGCGCTGGGGCTCCAGGCCGGACCGGGCGACGTCGTCATCTCGATCGGCACGAGCGGCACCGTCTTCGCCGTGAGCGAGCAGCGGACGATCGATCCGACCGGCACCGTGGCCGGGTTCGCCGACGCGAGCGGCCGGTTCCTGCCGCTGGTCGCGACGCTGAACGCGGCGCGGGTGCTCGACGCGATCGGACGCCTGCTCGCCGTGGACCACGCTGAGCTCAGCCGCCTGGCGCTCGCCGCTGCGCCGGGAGCGGCCGGGCTCGCCCTCGTGCCGTACTTCGAGGGCGAGCGCACCCCGAACCTCCCCGACGCGACCGCGTCGCTGACCGGCATGACCCTGGCCTCGACGACGCGCGAGAACCTTGCGCGGGCGGCCGTCGAGGGGATGCTGAGCGGACTCTCCGCCGGACTCGAGGCCCTCCGCGGCCTCGGCGTGCCGCTCGAGCGCGCCCTGCTCGTCGGCGGCGGCGCCCAGTCGGAGGCCGTGCGCACGATCGCCCCGCAGGTGCTGGGCCTTCCCGTCGAGGTTCCCGAGCCGGGCGAGTACGTCGCCCTCGGCGCTGCGCGCCAGGCCGCGCGGGTGCTGGCGGGCTGAGGCGCGGGTCCTCGCGCGGTTGCGCGGTTGCTCGTCGCTCGTCGCTCGTCGCTCGTCGAGACGTCGCAACACGCTGTGCGCTCGACGTCGCGTGCGGCGTGTTGCGACGTTTCGCGGACGGTGGTTGCGCATTTCGCGCGCGGTGGCTGCGACGTCTCGCGGGCGGTGGTTGTGACGTTCGCGATGAGCTTTGACCGCGGCGAGGTGCGACGCATCAACTGTGAACACCCGAGGCGTCGCAACACGCCGTGCGCACGATGACGCGCACGGCGTGTTGCGACCTTTCGCGGGCCGGCGGGCACGGGCGGGGCGGGGCGGCCGCGCGGGCGACCGTTCACGCCGCGCGCGAGCACGGGACCACGCGGCACAATGGGGCCATGGCGCAGGCCGAGGATGACGCGACCGGCGACGACGCCGCGCTCGATGAGATCGCCGCGGAGCTCTACGCCCTGCCGCCCGAGGGCTTCACGGCGGCGCGCAATGGGCGGGCGTCGTCGGCTCCGCGGGCGCTCGCCGCGCGGGTGAAGGCGCTCCGCAAGCCGTCCGTCGCGGCGTGGGCCGTCGACCTCCTCGCGCGGCAGGGGCAGCTGGCCGAGGCGGTCGAGCTGTCCGCGGCGCTCCGGGAGGCGCAGGACGATCTGGATGCTGCAGAGCTGGCCGCCCTCGGACGCCAGCGCCGCGCGCTCGTGGGCGCCCTGGCCGCCGAGGCGGTGCGGCTGGCCGACGAGCAGGGCGTCAGCGTCAGCTCCGCCGCCCGCGAGGAGGTCGAGAAGACCATCAACGCCGCCGTGGTGGATGCGGCGGCCGCCGCCGCCGTGCTGACCGGGCGGCTCGTCCGCACGCTGGAGCCCGGCGGCACCGACGAGGCGACCCTGGCCGAGGCCGTCGGCGGGTCGCTGCCCGGGGCGCCCGCGGGAGCCGCGCCCCGCCCGTCGCGCGACGACCTGGCCGAGCGGCGCGCCCGGAAGGCGGCGGAGAAGGCCGCCCGCGAGGCAGAACGGGCAGCCACCGAGGCCGAGCGCGAGCTCGCGCGGATCGAGGCGCGGCGCGGGAAGATCCGCGAGCGCCGCGACCACCTGCGCGAGCGCATCGACGACCTGCGCGCCGAGCTCGAGCGCTTCGAGGCGGACGAGGCGCAGGTGCAGGACGACCTGACCGCGGCAGACGCGGAGCACGAGACGGCGCGGACAGCGGCCGCGGCCGCGCGGAAGGCGTCGGACGCGGCGCAGAAGGCGATCGACGCGCCGCGCTGACACCCTGCGGCACCGGTTCCGCGCACCGGTCGTCGGGAGCGCTGTGACGGGTGCGACGCAGGAGCGCGGGTGGGGCGTCCGCCGGGGCCCAGCCGGCCCACCTCCCGACGACCGGTACACGTTCTGCCGCCTCAACCGCGAAACAGCGCAGTCCAGACATCCGGCTCCCGACACCCGGCACGCCCGGACCGCACATCCGGCCCTGGAGCACGTCCCCGACGCCCGCGCCGAATCGGTACCCTGAGCGCGTGGCCGACCTCAGCACCCTCCTGGTGATCCCGCTGGTCGCCGTGCTCGCACCGCTGCTCTCGCGCGGGATCAGCCGCTGGCTGCCGGTGCCCATCGTCGTGTTCGAGCTGGTGCTGGGCATCGCGATGGGTCCGAGCCTGCTCGACTGGGCGCAGCCGTCGCCGTTCGCGAGCACGCTGGCCGAACTCGGCCTCGCCATGCTGTTCTTCGTCGCCGGCACCGAGATCCAGTTCGCCGCCCTCACCGGACGCACCGGTGCACGGGCGGGCCTCGGCTGGCTCATCAGCCTCATCGCGGGTGTGGCCCTCGGCTGGCTGATCGCGCCCGGCGACTCGGCCATCGTCCTCGGGGTCGCGCTGTCGTCCACCGCACTGGGCACCCTGCTGCCGATCCTGCGCGACGCGGGCGAGCTGCGCACCCCGTTCGGCTTCAGCGTCAGTGCGGTCGGCGCCGTGGGGGAGTTCGGACCGCTCGTCGCGATCTCGGTCTTCCTCGGCAGCCGCGACCCCGGACTCGCCACCGTGATCCTGGCCGTCTTCGCCGTGATCGCCGCGCTCGCCGTCTGGTGGGCGGTCAAGGCCCCGCAGGGCCGCCTGCACGCCGTCGTGACCTCGACGCTGCACACCTCCGGCCAGTTCGCGATGCGGGTGGTGCTGCTGATCCTCGCCGTGCTCGTCGCGCTCAGCCTGTTCCTCGGCATCGACATGCTGCTGGGCGCCTTCACCGCGGGCATCGTCTGGCGGCTGGTGATGCGCGAGGCGCCCGCGGCCGACCGCGAGGCGGTCGAGAGCAAGATCGAGGCGGTCGCCTTCGGCTTCCTCGTGCCGATGTTCTTCGTCTACACCGGCGTCACCTTCGACCTCAGCGCGCTCACGTCCGCGCCGCTCCTGCTCGCCGGCGTGGTGATCGCCCTGCTCGCCCTGTTCGTCGTGCGCGGACTGCCGTCGGTGCTCGCCTCGCCCGCCGGTACGAGTCATCGGGAGCGCCTGTCGATCGCGCTGATGGGCGCGACCGGCCTGCCGATCATCGTCGCGGTGACCAACATCGCGGTGCAGAAGGGCCTGATCACGTCGCCCTTCGCCTCCGTGCTCGTCGGTGCCGGGATGCTGTCGGTGCTGGTGTTCCCGCTCGTCGCGATGAGCCTGCGCGGCGAGCGCGCCAGCGTCCGCAGCGCCATCGTCGAGGATGTGGTCTGACGAGACATGGATGCTGCGACCCCCTCCGTGCCCGACGGTCCGGCCCGCGAGCTCGACCGGCTGCTCGCCGACGCCCGTGCTCGCCTCCGCGACGCGCCGCGCGAGGGACTCGGCGAGCTGCAGACCGGACGGCGCACCCTCGGGATCCCCCGGGCGCCGCGCGTCGTGCCGCGCGGGCGCGCCTGGCACCTGGGCATCCTGCTGCTGAGCGACGACGCGCTGCGCGCGACGGGCGACATCGTGCGGGCGCGCGCCGAGGTGCGGCGCGGCTTCCCAGCCGAGTCGCAGCGGCGGCGGGCCGAGATCGCCGCGGCCGCGCGCCGGGGCGGCTTCGAGGAGGGGGAGACGGTGCACCTCGGGTGGCACGAGGTCGACCTCGCCGCCGTCGGCCGGGGCGAGGCATCCGCCCCTCTCGACGTCCGCGACGGGGTGGTGGTCGTCCGCTGGAGTCCGTCGGGAGGATTCGTGCCGCTGGCGGGATATCTGACCGACCGCATCGAGCTGCTGGTGCACCCCCTGAGAGGTGCGACGTAGGCGCGTTGTCAAGTCCCCGAGGGACGATTCATGTTTCATAGCACGCTCGACGCATGGTCGATAACAGCGCGGAAAGCCACCAGGCTAGGGTGACGGGACTCTACGAGGGAGACACAGTGCAATCGTGGCCAGGATCGAGCTATCCGCTCGGAGCAACGTATGACGGCAACGGGACGAACTTCGCGATCTTCAGCGAAGGCGCCGAGAAGGTGGAGCTCTGCCTCTTCACCGAGGACGGCGAGGAGACCTGCGTCCCCCTGATCGACGTCGACGCCTACGTGTGGCACGCCTACCTCCCCTCCATCGGACCGGGCCAGCGCTACGGCTACCGCGTGCACGGGGAGTACGACCCGAAGAGCGGTAAGCGCTTCAACGCG is part of the Microbacterium lemovicicum genome and encodes:
- the xylA gene encoding xylose isomerase; translation: MPYTGPTPTREDRFSFGLWTVGYNGADPFGGPTRPALDVVHAVEKLSELGAYGLTFHDDDLFAFESTDAERQTQIDRLKGALESTGLIVPMVTTNLFSAPVFKDGGFTSNDRQVRRFALRKVFRQLDLGAELGAKTFVMWGGREGAEYDSAKDIRQALERYREAVNLLGDYVTDKGYDMRFAIEPKPNEPRGDILLPTLGHAIAFIDSLERPELVGLNPEVGHEQMAGLNYAAGIAQALYHDKLYHLDLNGQRGIKYDQDLVFGHGDLHNAFALVDLLENGAPGGGPTYDGPRHFDYKPSRTEDEQGVWDSAAANMSMYLLLKERAAAFRADPDVQEALAAARVDELSQPTLNEGESYDDFLADRSAYEDFDPSTYFGAKGFGFVRLQQLATEHLMGARG
- a CDS encoding xylulokinase produces the protein MALVMGVDTSTQSCKVVIAETAPGTEAAIGAVVRQGRAQHPDGTAVDPAAWWTALQEAIADAGGLADVEAWSIGGQQHGMVVLDADGRVIRDALLWNDTRSAGAAATLREEFGADELAERTGLVPVASFTITKLRWLRDAEPDNAACVAAIALPHDWLTWRLRGFGPEGESERGPVLEELVTDRSDASGTGYWDPRAGGYDRDLLAAALGHDAILPRVLGPQEWVEDAAGRRVGPGAGDNAGAALGLQAGPGDVVISIGTSGTVFAVSEQRTIDPTGTVAGFADASGRFLPLVATLNAARVLDAIGRLLAVDHAELSRLALAAAPGAAGLALVPYFEGERTPNLPDATASLTGMTLASTTRENLARAAVEGMLSGLSAGLEALRGLGVPLERALLVGGGAQSEAVRTIAPQVLGLPVEVPEPGEYVALGAARQAARVLAG
- a CDS encoding transposase produces the protein MAQAEDDATGDDAALDEIAAELYALPPEGFTAARNGRASSAPRALAARVKALRKPSVAAWAVDLLARQGQLAEAVELSAALREAQDDLDAAELAALGRQRRALVGALAAEAVRLADEQGVSVSSAAREEVEKTINAAVVDAAAAAAVLTGRLVRTLEPGGTDEATLAEAVGGSLPGAPAGAAPRPSRDDLAERRARKAAEKAAREAERAATEAERELARIEARRGKIRERRDHLRERIDDLRAELERFEADEAQVQDDLTAADAEHETARTAAAAARKASDAAQKAIDAPR
- a CDS encoding cation:proton antiporter translates to MADLSTLLVIPLVAVLAPLLSRGISRWLPVPIVVFELVLGIAMGPSLLDWAQPSPFASTLAELGLAMLFFVAGTEIQFAALTGRTGARAGLGWLISLIAGVALGWLIAPGDSAIVLGVALSSTALGTLLPILRDAGELRTPFGFSVSAVGAVGEFGPLVAISVFLGSRDPGLATVILAVFAVIAALAVWWAVKAPQGRLHAVVTSTLHTSGQFAMRVVLLILAVLVALSLFLGIDMLLGAFTAGIVWRLVMREAPAADREAVESKIEAVAFGFLVPMFFVYTGVTFDLSALTSAPLLLAGVVIALLALFVVRGLPSVLASPAGTSHRERLSIALMGATGLPIIVAVTNIAVQKGLITSPFASVLVGAGMLSVLVFPLVAMSLRGERASVRSAIVEDVV
- a CDS encoding glutaminase; translated protein: MDAATPSVPDGPARELDRLLADARARLRDAPREGLGELQTGRRTLGIPRAPRVVPRGRAWHLGILLLSDDALRATGDIVRARAEVRRGFPAESQRRRAEIAAAARRGGFEEGETVHLGWHEVDLAAVGRGEASAPLDVRDGVVVVRWSPSGGFVPLAGYLTDRIELLVHPLRGAT